A genome region from Sphingorhabdus sp. SMR4y includes the following:
- a CDS encoding LysR family transcriptional regulator translates to MALPDYEAWAIFATVARLGSFTATAQELALSKPTISKAISRLEGSLGTVLFHRTSRKISLSSAGKALLPHARQIAMDGEAAMEAARDTTHLLQGQVRLAAPLSYGLSHLAPVIADFMCAYPEITVDLQLNDARVDLVEEGFDCAIRIGALPDSSLRAVRVRKMDGYFIAAPSYIERNGQPQIPADLNEHDCFIYSNTPSPEHWPIIRPDGHITNIRPTCRFRSNNGDVMLPALIAGRGVGYLPDFLCRPALDSGDLVNILPNHHMGDLALNIVMPPSRLRPARVDALVDFLKDNLR, encoded by the coding sequence ATGGCATTACCCGATTATGAAGCATGGGCGATCTTCGCGACGGTGGCGCGGCTGGGCAGCTTCACCGCTACTGCGCAGGAACTGGCGCTGTCGAAACCGACAATCTCGAAGGCAATATCCCGGCTTGAAGGGTCACTTGGTACCGTTTTGTTTCACCGGACGTCGCGCAAGATTTCGCTCTCTTCAGCAGGCAAAGCCCTTCTCCCGCATGCCCGGCAAATAGCAATGGATGGTGAAGCCGCGATGGAAGCCGCGCGCGATACCACCCATTTGCTGCAGGGACAGGTCCGCCTGGCCGCCCCGCTGAGCTACGGCCTTTCGCATCTCGCGCCGGTGATTGCCGACTTCATGTGCGCCTATCCGGAAATCACTGTCGATCTGCAGCTCAACGACGCGCGGGTTGATCTGGTCGAAGAAGGCTTTGATTGCGCCATTCGCATTGGCGCCCTCCCCGACAGCAGCCTGCGAGCCGTCAGGGTCCGCAAAATGGACGGTTATTTTATTGCCGCCCCGAGTTATATCGAGCGCAATGGCCAACCGCAGATTCCAGCTGACCTGAACGAACATGATTGCTTCATCTATTCGAATACGCCGAGTCCGGAGCATTGGCCGATCATCCGCCCGGATGGCCATATCACCAATATACGCCCAACATGCCGGTTCCGCAGCAACAATGGCGATGTAATGTTGCCTGCCTTGATAGCGGGACGGGGCGTGGGATATCTGCCTGATTTCCTCTGTCGGCCGGCACTGGACTCAGGGGATCTGGTCAACATTCTTCCCAATCATCATATGGGCGATCTCGCGCTCAATATCGTCATGCCCCCTTCCCGCTTGCGACCGGCTCGCGTGGACGCACTGGTTGATTTTCTGAAGGACAATCTGCGCTGA
- the msrA gene encoding peptide-methionine (S)-S-oxide reductase MsrA produces the protein MAKQEAIFAGGCFWCTEAVFNDIAGVTSVESGYIGGEKPDPTYREVCSGTTGHAEAIKIEFDDDVVSYADLLDIFFATHDPTQLNRQGNDVGTQYRSAIFPLDEDQRAAAEAGIKRAAEGRAEAVVTTIEGPAPWYVAEDYHQQYWADEGRSNPYCVATIPPKLQKLRTSFANKLKD, from the coding sequence ATGGCAAAGCAGGAGGCCATTTTTGCCGGTGGCTGTTTTTGGTGCACCGAAGCGGTGTTCAACGATATTGCCGGAGTCACATCCGTTGAGAGCGGCTATATTGGCGGAGAAAAACCCGACCCGACCTACCGCGAGGTCTGTTCCGGCACGACGGGTCATGCAGAGGCGATCAAGATCGAATTCGACGATGATGTGGTCAGCTATGCCGATTTGCTCGATATTTTCTTCGCCACCCATGATCCGACGCAACTCAACCGGCAGGGCAATGATGTCGGAACCCAATACCGCTCGGCGATTTTCCCGCTCGACGAGGATCAGCGGGCTGCAGCCGAAGCCGGCATTAAGCGCGCGGCAGAAGGACGTGCAGAAGCGGTAGTGACCACCATCGAAGGGCCGGCACCATGGTATGTAGCGGAAGATTACCACCAGCAATATTGGGCTGACGAAGGACGCAGCAATCCGTATTGTGTCGCGACCATCCCTCCGAAACTACAAAAATTGCGGACCAGTTTTGCCAACAAGTTGAAGGACTAG
- a CDS encoding UTP--glucose-1-phosphate uridylyltransferase, with the protein MKPIKKAVFPVAGMGTRFLPATKVMPKELFPIVDRPLLQYAVDEALEAGIEQMIFVNGRGKGMIEDHFDMAYELERTMEDRSKDRSVLEGTRLTPGDCVFVRQQEPLGLGHAIWCARDIIGDEPFAIFLPDEFMVGSPGCMKQMVDAYNKLGGNIVCALEIPIEKTPSYGVIDPGYRDGPITEVKGLVEKPAAGTAPSNLILPGRYILQPEVMRILETQAAGAGGEIQLTDAMAQMIGQQPFHGMTFDGKRYDCGSKQGYVEANLAMALAHPDMGSDIRAMAEAMLAET; encoded by the coding sequence ATGAAACCCATCAAAAAAGCCGTTTTCCCCGTCGCCGGTATGGGCACACGCTTTCTTCCAGCGACCAAGGTTATGCCGAAGGAACTGTTCCCGATCGTCGACCGGCCGTTGCTGCAATATGCTGTCGACGAGGCTCTGGAGGCGGGCATCGAGCAGATGATTTTCGTGAATGGCCGCGGCAAGGGGATGATCGAGGATCATTTCGACATGGCGTATGAACTGGAACGGACGATGGAGGACCGGTCGAAAGACCGTTCGGTTCTGGAGGGGACCCGGCTCACCCCCGGCGACTGTGTCTTTGTGCGGCAGCAGGAGCCGCTGGGTCTCGGCCACGCCATCTGGTGCGCGCGCGACATTATCGGTGACGAACCTTTCGCGATTTTCCTGCCGGACGAATTCATGGTCGGTTCGCCCGGATGCATGAAGCAGATGGTCGACGCCTATAACAAGCTTGGCGGCAATATCGTCTGTGCGCTCGAGATTCCGATCGAGAAAACGCCATCTTATGGTGTTATTGATCCCGGCTATCGCGACGGCCCCATCACCGAGGTCAAGGGGCTCGTCGAGAAGCCCGCGGCCGGCACGGCGCCGTCCAATCTCATCCTGCCTGGCCGCTATATCCTGCAACCGGAAGTGATGCGGATTCTGGAAACGCAGGCAGCGGGCGCAGGTGGTGAAATCCAGTTGACCGATGCAATGGCACAAATGATCGGCCAGCAGCCGTTCCACGGCATGACCTTTGACGGCAAGCGCTACGATTGCGGATCGAAACAGGGTTATGTCGAAGCCAATCTGGCAATGGCCTTGGCGCATCCGGATATGGGCAGCGACATAAGGGCGATGGCGGAGGCCATGCTGGCGGAGACCTGA
- a CDS encoding M48 family metallopeptidase encodes MHIMIRIWLSLLVLSAAAPLSAQKVSGDGIDADTILALKGLQLLDQRMNAIGYRLTTANAAFCDPKAASSGLLLNDVAQYADQETARFALGFDAPIGITAVAPDSPAEAAKLSPGNSLLAINNIAIEDIATDEPESEDQPPAYRRIDTINRTLQQQLAAGTVQLTIAEGGISKTVPVEAVQTCPGQFQVRVSADRSATADGKLVSVSSRLAEYFLSDDEFAAVVAHELAHNLLKHRDRLDAQNVNRGFFGQLGKSAGRIRETEIEADRLSVWLMANAGYDPQAAIRFWTRYGKEHGKGIFSASTHYRWKKRVQLFEEEIAKMAAMKPVEGKYAPPLLTGTD; translated from the coding sequence ATGCATATCATGATCCGAATCTGGCTCTCCCTCCTTGTCCTCAGCGCTGCTGCGCCATTATCTGCACAGAAGGTATCTGGTGACGGGATCGATGCAGACACGATTTTAGCGCTAAAAGGCCTGCAACTGTTGGACCAGCGCATGAACGCTATCGGCTATCGCCTGACCACCGCCAACGCAGCCTTCTGTGATCCAAAAGCCGCTAGCAGCGGTCTGCTGCTGAATGATGTCGCCCAATATGCCGATCAGGAAACCGCGCGTTTCGCTCTTGGGTTCGATGCTCCGATCGGAATTACGGCGGTGGCTCCGGACAGCCCGGCCGAGGCGGCAAAATTATCACCGGGCAATAGCCTGCTGGCAATCAACAATATCGCAATTGAGGATATTGCGACCGATGAACCGGAGTCGGAGGATCAGCCTCCAGCCTATCGAAGGATAGACACGATCAACCGCACCCTGCAGCAGCAGCTCGCCGCGGGTACTGTGCAATTGACGATTGCGGAAGGCGGTATAAGCAAAACTGTTCCGGTCGAAGCGGTTCAGACCTGTCCCGGACAGTTCCAGGTCCGGGTCAGTGCCGACCGCAGTGCTACAGCCGATGGCAAACTGGTCAGCGTCTCGTCACGGCTCGCCGAATATTTTCTGAGCGACGACGAATTTGCCGCAGTCGTCGCCCATGAACTGGCGCATAATCTGCTCAAACATCGCGACAGGCTCGACGCGCAGAACGTCAATCGCGGCTTTTTCGGGCAATTGGGCAAGAGCGCCGGACGGATCAGGGAAACCGAGATCGAGGCAGACCGGCTATCGGTCTGGCTGATGGCCAACGCCGGCTATGACCCGCAGGCCGCAATCCGATTCTGGACGCGCTATGGCAAGGAACATGGCAAAGGTATATTCTCCGCCTCCACCCATTATCGCTGGAAAAAACGCGTGCAGCTGTTCGAGGAGGAAATCGCGAAAATGGCCGCGATGAAACCCGTCGAGGGGAAATATGCGCCACCGTTGCTGACGGGAACCGACTGA
- a CDS encoding L-threonylcarbamoyladenylate synthase yields MSGSNDHIGGEARRYGKATIGEAAARLHAGGLVAVPTETVYGLAADSTNASAVAEIYRTKGRPDFNPLIVHVPDMVAARRLGRLNDLAACFAEALWPGPLTLVVPKSEDCPVAAAVTAGLDTIALRCPAHPVMRELLEVSGLFLAAPSANRSGGISPTTADHVARSLGEKAPMILDGGPCTQGIESTIVAIADDHYRILRPGPVTEARLTEIVGKPPSGETSGKIEAPGQMSSHYAPSKPLRLNALSAMTDEYLIGFGPVSGDRNLSPDADLAEAASYLFAALHYADGSGKPRIAVAPIPGEGIGIALNDRLIRAATPA; encoded by the coding sequence ATGTCCGGCTCAAATGATCATATTGGCGGTGAAGCGCGCCGTTACGGCAAGGCGACGATTGGCGAAGCAGCGGCCCGCCTGCACGCGGGCGGACTGGTCGCAGTGCCCACTGAAACGGTTTATGGTCTGGCCGCCGATTCGACCAATGCTTCGGCCGTGGCGGAGATTTACCGGACCAAGGGCCGTCCGGATTTCAATCCCCTGATTGTGCACGTGCCGGACATGGTAGCGGCCCGGAGACTTGGACGATTGAATGACCTTGCGGCTTGTTTCGCCGAGGCGCTTTGGCCAGGGCCTCTGACACTCGTGGTTCCGAAGAGCGAAGATTGTCCGGTAGCGGCAGCCGTTACCGCCGGTTTGGACACGATCGCCCTGCGCTGTCCGGCGCATCCGGTGATGCGGGAATTGCTCGAAGTATCGGGTCTGTTTCTCGCTGCACCGTCGGCCAATCGCAGCGGCGGGATCAGCCCGACCACCGCGGATCACGTTGCGCGCAGTCTGGGGGAGAAAGCGCCGATGATATTGGATGGCGGTCCCTGTACACAGGGGATCGAATCGACAATAGTTGCGATTGCGGACGATCACTACCGGATTTTGCGACCCGGGCCGGTGACGGAAGCGCGACTGACAGAAATCGTCGGCAAACCACCGTCCGGCGAAACCAGCGGCAAAATCGAAGCCCCCGGGCAGATGTCTTCGCATTACGCGCCGTCAAAGCCGCTACGTCTCAACGCGCTATCGGCCATGACGGATGAATATCTTATCGGTTTTGGTCCCGTTTCCGGAGACCGGAATCTGTCGCCCGATGCTGACCTCGCAGAAGCCGCCAGCTATCTGTTCGCTGCACTTCACTATGCTGACGGGAGCGGCAAGCCCCGGATCGCCGTGGCACCAATTCCCGGCGAAGGTATCGGGATTGCGTTGAACGACCGGCTGATCCGCGCGGCGACCCCTGCATAA
- a CDS encoding efflux RND transporter permease subunit, translated as MLARFVISRWQLTSVLFLLLALLGLSALSGIPKAVDPHFPIPAVNIIAIQPGADAQEMEETIAKPIEDVVQGLDDIAKVQSTSTDGGTVIRVEFSQWSGDVDGYFDDVVREVSAIRDDMPAALQKLEFRKIRTTEASVMQVALVSATASWRRMEKYAEDMADVFMRNPGVREARIFGLPQPEVSVEVKPERLSELRVPASAIADAIRQGGADLPGGAVQSGERRLNVEAGGAFRELDTIRGLPLRASSGSLLTVDDVAEVRWGAEEQLYRTRHNGQRAVFLTVTQKDAVDVTRLKKDLDAVMDQQRLVLPPDIELAMQFDQSRDVKRRLNELTRDFTIAIALVIFTLLPLGLRSSGIVMISIPLSLASGLLVLYAMGYNLSQLSIAGFIVSLGLLVDDSIVVTENIARHLRMGKTRTQAAIEACLEIRAAVIGSTAVLVLAFVPLLFLPSGAGVYTRSFFIAIIATVISSLVISLSLIPFLASRMLRRDENPEGNRALRWVNGKIQRFYRPLLHIALGAPVKTVLIAMLLCLSAFALVPKLGFSLFPFADAPYFRVSVEAEQGSSLDRTDRIVAEVTRILESEPSIKVRAENIGNGNPQVYYNVGPRAERINYGEVLAVLDEWDTREGPEMIDRLRAQLDQIAGARVKIELFQNGTPVEAPIVIRVSGPELDMLKQLSGTIADVLRETPGARDIVNPVETDKIDLDIGLNEQKAALLDIPSGEPRRAVRLAISGEQAAYFRDKEGDNYPVTVRFPFEDSLPISVLDKIYVATRAGDPVPLAQITDPKLTNVTPQIQRHQLQRTVLVTAQVDFGEVPSTVNDRAVEKLQQIDFPEGYEWSIGGEAEEIGETFGNFGPLILTAFMLIFAVLVAEFRRFRETIVVAGVIPLGTFGGILALYFTGNSLSVMALIGFIALIGIEIKNSILLVDFTSQLRAEGMELREAIEKAGEVRFLPVLLTSITAIGGLTPLALWGGALYAPLAGIIIGGLVSSTLLSRVVTPAMYLLVARRDEASRNANEGGDAAAQ; from the coding sequence ATGCTTGCCCGTTTCGTGATTTCCCGATGGCAGCTCACTTCGGTCCTGTTTCTCCTGCTTGCATTGCTGGGGTTGAGCGCGCTCAGCGGAATTCCCAAGGCCGTCGATCCGCATTTCCCTATTCCTGCTGTCAATATCATCGCGATCCAGCCGGGGGCCGATGCGCAGGAAATGGAAGAGACCATTGCGAAGCCGATAGAAGATGTCGTTCAGGGACTTGACGATATTGCAAAGGTGCAATCGACGAGCACCGATGGTGGTACTGTCATTCGGGTGGAATTCAGCCAGTGGTCGGGCGATGTCGACGGATATTTCGACGACGTGGTGCGGGAAGTGTCCGCAATTCGCGATGACATGCCGGCCGCATTACAGAAACTGGAATTCCGCAAGATCCGCACGACCGAGGCCTCGGTCATGCAGGTGGCACTGGTCAGCGCAACTGCCTCGTGGCGGCGGATGGAAAAATATGCGGAAGACATGGCGGACGTATTCATGCGCAATCCCGGTGTACGGGAAGCCCGGATTTTCGGACTGCCCCAGCCTGAAGTCAGCGTCGAAGTCAAACCAGAGCGGCTTTCCGAGCTCCGGGTCCCGGCCAGCGCAATCGCTGACGCCATTCGTCAGGGTGGCGCTGACTTGCCCGGCGGCGCGGTCCAGAGCGGCGAACGCAGGCTGAACGTCGAAGCCGGCGGCGCGTTTCGCGAACTTGATACCATTCGGGGATTGCCGCTGCGGGCATCGAGCGGCTCGCTGCTGACTGTAGACGATGTTGCAGAGGTTAGATGGGGAGCAGAAGAGCAGCTTTACCGCACCCGGCACAATGGTCAGCGGGCGGTATTTCTCACGGTCACGCAAAAAGATGCGGTGGATGTCACGCGGCTGAAGAAGGATCTTGATGCCGTAATGGATCAGCAGCGGCTGGTTTTGCCTCCGGACATTGAACTGGCCATGCAGTTTGACCAGAGCCGCGACGTGAAAAGGCGATTGAATGAACTGACGCGTGACTTCACTATCGCTATTGCTTTGGTGATTTTTACGCTTTTGCCCCTTGGATTACGGTCCTCGGGCATTGTCATGATTTCCATCCCACTCTCTCTCGCCTCCGGACTGTTAGTGCTATATGCGATGGGATATAATCTCAGCCAGCTTTCAATAGCCGGTTTTATCGTGTCGCTCGGGTTGCTGGTCGATGACAGTATCGTTGTAACCGAAAATATCGCGCGCCATTTACGCATGGGTAAAACCAGAACCCAGGCGGCGATCGAAGCCTGTCTGGAAATCCGCGCAGCGGTGATCGGATCTACCGCCGTATTGGTCCTCGCCTTTGTGCCGTTACTGTTTTTGCCCAGCGGTGCTGGGGTCTACACCCGATCCTTTTTCATCGCGATTATCGCGACGGTGATTTCTTCTCTGGTCATCTCACTGTCCCTGATTCCCTTCCTCGCCAGCCGTATGTTGCGACGCGACGAGAATCCGGAAGGCAATCGGGCGTTGCGCTGGGTCAATGGCAAGATTCAGCGCTTCTACCGACCTCTCCTTCACATTGCGCTGGGCGCGCCGGTCAAGACAGTATTGATCGCCATGCTCCTGTGTCTCTCCGCCTTCGCGCTGGTGCCTAAGCTGGGTTTCTCGCTATTTCCTTTTGCCGACGCCCCCTATTTCCGGGTTTCGGTCGAAGCGGAACAAGGCAGCAGTCTTGATCGTACGGACCGGATCGTAGCGGAGGTGACCAGAATTCTGGAAAGCGAGCCGAGCATAAAGGTACGCGCAGAGAATATCGGCAACGGCAATCCCCAAGTGTATTATAATGTCGGACCACGAGCCGAGCGCATCAATTATGGGGAAGTATTGGCGGTTCTCGACGAATGGGATACTCGCGAAGGGCCGGAGATGATCGACCGGTTGCGGGCGCAGCTCGATCAGATTGCTGGCGCTCGGGTGAAGATTGAGCTCTTTCAAAATGGAACGCCGGTGGAAGCGCCGATTGTCATTCGGGTGTCCGGCCCGGAACTGGATATGCTCAAGCAATTGTCTGGCACGATTGCCGATGTCTTGCGCGAGACGCCGGGTGCCCGGGATATTGTCAATCCGGTAGAAACAGACAAGATCGACCTCGACATCGGCTTGAATGAACAGAAGGCGGCACTGCTGGATATTCCGTCCGGTGAGCCGCGGCGGGCTGTCAGGCTCGCAATCAGCGGCGAGCAGGCGGCCTATTTCCGGGATAAGGAAGGGGACAATTATCCGGTAACCGTTCGCTTCCCGTTTGAGGATAGTCTTCCGATATCCGTGTTGGACAAGATCTACGTTGCCACGCGCGCCGGCGATCCGGTTCCGTTGGCCCAGATCACGGATCCCAAGCTCACCAATGTGACCCCGCAAATCCAGCGTCATCAATTGCAAAGAACGGTCCTCGTCACGGCTCAGGTCGATTTCGGGGAAGTGCCCTCGACGGTCAACGACCGAGCGGTTGAAAAGTTACAGCAGATCGACTTCCCGGAAGGATATGAATGGTCGATCGGTGGCGAGGCCGAGGAAATTGGTGAGACCTTCGGTAATTTTGGCCCGTTGATCCTGACAGCTTTCATGCTGATTTTTGCCGTTCTGGTTGCCGAGTTCAGGCGGTTCCGGGAGACCATCGTCGTGGCGGGGGTCATCCCTCTGGGGACGTTTGGGGGTATTCTCGCCCTGTATTTCACGGGCAACTCGCTGAGCGTAATGGCGCTTATCGGCTTTATCGCGTTGATCGGAATTGAAATCAAAAACTCGATTTTGCTGGTCGATTTTACCAGCCAGTTGCGCGCGGAGGGCATGGAGTTGCGCGAAGCGATCGAGAAAGCCGGAGAGGTCCGGTTCCTGCCGGTATTGCTCACGTCGATCACGGCGATTGGCGGTTTGACACCGCTCGCGCTCTGGGGCGGGGCCCTCTATGCACCGCTGGCCGGGATCATCATCGGCGGGTTGGTCAGTTCGACCCTCTTGTCTCGCGTGGTAACACCCGCCATGTATCTTCTGGTCGCCAGACGCGATGAGGCGAGCCGGAATGCAAATGAAGGGGGCGATGCAGCCGCCCAGTAA
- a CDS encoding DUF6726 family protein, whose translation MRISPLLAAALVPLLLSGCVSKIVTAPFRAAGTVVETAVDATTQTQSEREEDLGRKALADRKKQRDLCLDEARDKQERRNCKDAYKDDD comes from the coding sequence ATGCGCATATCACCCCTGTTGGCGGCGGCTCTCGTCCCTCTTCTGTTGTCCGGCTGCGTCAGCAAAATCGTGACCGCGCCGTTCCGGGCCGCCGGGACGGTCGTCGAGACGGCGGTGGATGCGACCACCCAGACCCAGTCCGAAAGGGAAGAGGATCTCGGGCGCAAGGCGCTGGCCGACCGCAAGAAGCAGCGCGATCTATGTCTCGATGAAGCCCGCGACAAGCAGGAGCGCCGCAACTGCAAGGATGCCTACAAGGACGACGATTGA
- a CDS encoding LysE family translocator, with the protein MPLETILLFVVADLMFCFTPGPATMVTVSHALPHGPAGGMRGALGPIVGVNIGNFIWYGLTALGLIALINAVPSVYAALRWIGVGYLIWMGFQMLKSANRKLANQSARKASFQRGLFNGLAVHMSNPKALLFYTAFIPPFIDPSGNLMLQFAILAALTIFTETTGLTFYAALASRARNLANADQAQPVFQKIAAVILLCAALILAWWNLTDSALQNVFNWPQGKMG; encoded by the coding sequence ATGCCGCTCGAGACCATCTTGCTTTTTGTCGTTGCTGACCTGATGTTTTGCTTTACCCCGGGGCCGGCCACCATGGTCACCGTCAGCCATGCTCTGCCCCACGGTCCGGCGGGCGGCATGCGCGGCGCACTTGGGCCGATTGTCGGGGTCAATATTGGCAATTTTATCTGGTATGGTCTAACCGCCCTCGGGCTGATTGCTTTGATCAACGCCGTTCCGTCCGTCTATGCCGCGCTCCGTTGGATCGGTGTCGGCTATTTGATATGGATGGGGTTCCAGATGCTGAAGAGCGCAAACCGCAAGCTCGCCAACCAGTCCGCCCGCAAAGCCAGCTTCCAAAGAGGATTGTTCAATGGACTGGCGGTCCACATGTCCAATCCCAAGGCGCTCTTGTTCTACACTGCGTTCATCCCGCCGTTCATCGACCCGAGCGGAAATCTGATGCTGCAATTTGCAATCCTGGCCGCCCTGACCATATTCACGGAAACCACCGGTCTGACCTTTTATGCCGCGCTCGCTTCGAGGGCGCGCAATCTGGCCAATGCTGATCAGGCCCAGCCTGTTTTTCAGAAGATCGCGGCGGTAATATTGCTGTGTGCGGCGTTGATATTGGCTTGGTGGAACCTCACCGACAGTGCATTGCAAAATGTATTCAACTGGCCGCAAGGAAAAATGGGTTAA
- a CDS encoding efflux RND transporter periplasmic adaptor subunit has translation MTLGRTIISIFSGLVLATGCSVSEPEAKPSSAEPIPAAVAMVQSASDSETLNAAGTVRLRRETALGFTTDGKVASVRYEEGDRVERGAILAALDGSIVAADLSAARAERDRAEAEYDRVEKLFKDGWVTKSRLEQSEAAARAARARVESTEFASRTSYIRAPSSGIILSRNIDAGQIVSAGTAAMVLGEIDKGFVLRVPMTDADAARVSIGMPAKVLLSAVSDKPLDAVVSEKDGRADERTGTFEVNFLLPTNDRLRSGQLGMVEIYVPRDSRATFAIPANAIFGVRTGEGLVFVVDEKDRVKQRNVQIGKLTDKNLEILGGLSAGEVIVTRGVEKLRDGDLIKPIRPAR, from the coding sequence ATGACGCTTGGCAGAACGATAATATCGATTTTCAGCGGTCTGGTCCTCGCGACCGGATGCAGCGTGAGCGAACCAGAGGCAAAGCCCAGTTCAGCCGAACCGATTCCGGCAGCCGTGGCAATGGTTCAGTCGGCGAGCGATAGTGAAACCCTGAATGCTGCAGGCACTGTTCGTTTGCGCCGCGAAACGGCTTTGGGATTTACCACCGACGGTAAGGTTGCTTCCGTTCGCTATGAAGAAGGGGACCGGGTAGAGCGGGGTGCGATTCTGGCGGCTCTGGATGGCAGTATCGTTGCGGCGGATTTGAGCGCGGCGCGCGCCGAGCGCGATCGTGCAGAAGCAGAATATGATCGCGTCGAAAAACTGTTTAAAGACGGCTGGGTAACCAAGTCCCGGCTGGAACAGTCAGAAGCGGCAGCCCGCGCAGCCCGGGCGCGTGTCGAGTCTACGGAATTTGCCAGCCGCACTTCCTATATACGCGCGCCGAGCAGCGGGATTATTCTGTCGCGCAATATCGATGCGGGGCAAATTGTGTCGGCGGGTACGGCCGCAATGGTGCTGGGCGAAATCGACAAGGGATTTGTGCTACGGGTGCCGATGACCGATGCCGACGCCGCCCGTGTCAGCATCGGCATGCCGGCCAAGGTCTTGCTCTCTGCGGTGTCCGACAAGCCGCTGGATGCAGTGGTCAGCGAAAAAGACGGCCGGGCGGATGAGCGGACCGGGACGTTCGAAGTGAATTTTCTGCTCCCGACGAACGACCGCCTGCGCTCCGGGCAACTGGGTATGGTCGAAATATATGTGCCGCGCGACAGCCGAGCGACTTTTGCAATTCCCGCCAATGCGATATTTGGTGTGCGCACCGGCGAAGGTCTGGTGTTTGTTGTCGATGAAAAAGATCGGGTGAAGCAGAGAAATGTCCAGATCGGCAAATTGACCGACAAGAATCTGGAAATTCTCGGCGGATTGTCAGCAGGTGAGGTCATCGTAACCCGGGGCGTCGAGAAACTGAGGGACGGCGATTTGATAAAGCCTATCCGGCCGGCGCGATGA